CAAACTGGCTTCGGTGGGCCCTTCGATTCTTCGGACGCCAACTTACTGGTGCCATTCAATGAAGATTTACAGAGTGGTACCTCTCCAGCAGAATATCGGGTGATTACGGATGGTACTGCGCCAAACCGGGTTTGTGTAATCCAATGGAAAAACGTGCAAGACAAAGCACGCCCCGTGGCTTCCGGAAAACCAAATGTTGGCCCGATCTACACCAACATGCAGTTTCAGATTTGGCTATCTGAATCGTCTAACATCATTGATTTCATCTATGGCCCGACTACAGGAGGCACCTCGACAGCTATTAAGTTGGCTGCCGTTGGTATAAAGGGCACGAACAGCACCAATGGCAATCTGCTCACGGCTACTAAAGAGTCAACCACACCTTGGGTTAACGCTAGCTTTCAAGACAACTTCTACCTAGCCAACTCAGACGCATTCAATGTCAGCAGCGCAATAGTCCCACCAACAGGACTTATCTACCGCTTCAATCCTGCGAAATCGAACGACTTGTACCTGAGCACTATTTACACGTTGGGTAAGCTCTCAACGTCCGTTTCGCTCCCTCATTCCGTAGCGGCCGCCGTCACTAATATCGGGACTACAACTCGTACCAATGTGCCTGTTACTTTGGCTGTAGCGGGCGCTAACACCTTCACGAATTCTAAGAGTATCACCTCCATTGCCCCTGGTGCTACGGCTACTGTCACCTTCGATCCTTATCCTGCTACACTTACCCAAGGCACGAACAACCTCACCGTGAGCGTGCCCACCGATGATGACGCTAGCAACAACACCGACGTTTATACGCAGCAAGTAACGCCTAGCACCATAGCGTACATAGACGATACACAGCCATCACCTTACCCGCTCGGCCTTGGTGACCGACCTAACGTTGCGTTTGCGACTAAGTTCTTGAGTAGCCGCCCCGTTGCGGTTAACCAGGTTAAACTCACTTTCCCTACTAGCACTACAACTGCTGATTACCAAGTAATAATCTACAATTCCGGTAGTGGTGGTACTCCTGGGGCGCCAGTGTATACCTCCGCGACGCGCACCCGTGCTGCCGCCGCTGCGGTTGAAACCATCACGATTCCTCCGACAGTCGTAACAGGTAACTTCTTCGTCGGGGTAAAAGAAATAACCAACAGCGTCAACTTAGGCTTTCAAATAGAAGATCCGATACGTAATGGCACCTTCTACTACACCCAGGATGGTACTAACTGGCTTTCGCTAGCCGACATCGATTTTCCAGCGCGGTTAGCAATGGAAGTTTCTTTCACTACGGTTACGGCTAACTCACCAGAACTCCAGCGCGCCATCTCGGTGTACCCTAACCCGAGCACCGGCACTGTTACGCTCTCTATCCATGGTGTAGCAGCCAAGGGTGCTTTGCAGGTACAAGTGAGCAACCTACTTGGGCAGACAGTATACACGGGCACGGCGAAAAATGAGGCTACGAATACCTTGAACCTAGCAAACTTAGCTTCTGGCGTTTACAACTTGAAGGTGCAAAATGGTGACCAGTACACCATC
This Hymenobacter sp. GOD-10R DNA region includes the following protein-coding sequences:
- a CDS encoding T9SS type A sorting domain-containing protein, whose amino-acid sequence is MKKKYCFGQASSRWIRLAFAALLTVGAATAIQAQSLNYNLYGVQVGTLPASSPYIDLASFPSTVIATPNTDDANSAPQNIGFTFNYNGQSFTQFVLNTNGFIKLGNSAPTGSSYFEGAQTGFGGPFDSSDANLLVPFNEDLQSGTSPAEYRVITDGTAPNRVCVIQWKNVQDKARPVASGKPNVGPIYTNMQFQIWLSESSNIIDFIYGPTTGGTSTAIKLAAVGIKGTNSTNGNLLTATKESTTPWVNASFQDNFYLANSDAFNVSSAIVPPTGLIYRFNPAKSNDLYLSTIYTLGKLSTSVSLPHSVAAAVTNIGTTTRTNVPVTLAVAGANTFTNSKSITSIAPGATATVTFDPYPATLTQGTNNLTVSVPTDDDASNNTDVYTQQVTPSTIAYIDDTQPSPYPLGLGDRPNVAFATKFLSSRPVAVNQVKLTFPTSTTTADYQVIIYNSGSGGTPGAPVYTSATRTRAAAAAVETITIPPTVVTGNFFVGVKEITNSVNLGFQIEDPIRNGTFYYTQDGTNWLSLADIDFPARLAMEVSFTTVTANSPELQRAISVYPNPSTGTVTLSIHGVAAKGALQVQVSNLLGQTVYTGTAKNEATNTLNLANLASGVYNLKVQNGDQYTIQKLVIE